CGGGTGGTGCGAATTGATCAGTAGACGCCCTCGATGACCTTCTCGCCGTCGAACGTGTCGACCGGCGCGGGCGCCGACACCGAGTCGCCCACCTGTCCCGGCAATCCGGCGACGCGGATGGCGGTGTCTCGCTCAAGGTTGTTCGGCAGGAACATTCCCTTGCTGACGTGGTTCATGACGACCTGACCGCGCTGGCCGTGGCCGACCGGTTCGCCCGTGGCGGGCTCGACGACCTGGAAGGTCACGACCGGGCTGCGGGGGTCGTAGATGATGTCGTCGTCCTGACTCAGGCCGGGCCGCTCACCGGCACTTTCGAGGATCATCAGGCTGCCGTACCGGCTGAGCATCCGCACGTCGGGGAAGAACTCGTGCTGGAGCTCGAAACGCTCGTCCACGGTCAGGTGCGCGCCACCCCAGAAGATCAGCTCGACCTTGGAGTTGATCAGCTCGGTCAGGCGGGGTCGCCGGGTGCAGGCCCGCAGCATCGGCGGCGTGGTGACCAGCAGACCCACCCGCTGCGTGCTCATGATGTGCTCGGCCTGGTCGAGCAGGTGCTCCACGTATGCCTCGACCTCGTCGGTCAGGCCGCGGCTGACCAGTTTCTTGACCCAGCGCGGGTCCATGTCGACGCAGAACTTGATGGTGTTCTGCCGCTCGACGATGTAGTCGTACATGCAGCCGATCTTGTGCGGACCCGTCGGCGTGAAGACCAGGATGTTGCCGGGCTCGCGCCCGGCGAACTGGGGCCCGCGCACCATCCGGTCGACCGCGGCCTCGATCCAGTCCGGCATCAGGATCGCCCGCTTCGGTGCTCCGGTGGTGCCGCCGCTCTCGAACACCCTGGGGGCGGGGGCCTTCGGTCCGTAGCCGCGCGGAATCAGGTCCTCCACCGGCACGGTGCGCAGCTCGTCGACGACGTTGGGAAACATCCGCAGGTCGGCGAACGTGTGCACGTCGCGCATCGGATCGAAATCCAGGCGCTTGGCCCGGCGCAGCCAGAATGGCGATCCCGTCCGCTCGTCGAAATGCCAGCGCAGCGCGGCGCGCAGGTACTCGTCGGGATCGGCCGGGTCGATCGCGGGGTCCAGCAGCTCCCAGCGCTGCTTTTCGACTGCCATGCTCATTCGGCGCCTCCTCCGGCTTCCTCGCCTGACTGGTCGGTGCGGCCGATCGGGTTCTCGATGGCCGCAAGGACTTCGTCGGTGTGCTCGCCCAAGCTCGGACCGGCCCACCGGATGCGTCCGGGTGTCGCGGAGAGCCGAAAGGGCACGTTCGGCATGCACACGGTGTCCAACTCGTCGTCGGCCACCCGGACCGCGACCTCGCGCGCCTGGAAATGCGGATCGCTCAGCACATCGTCGACCTCGTAGATGGGCGCGACGGCGGCCTCCACCTTTTCGAAGGCGGCGACGACCGCGGGGCGATCGCGGATGGCGATCCAGCGGGCGACCGCATCGTCGATCATGGCCCGGTGCGCCACCCGGCCGGCGCCGGTGGAGAACCATGGCTCATCGACGAGTTCCGGTCTTCCGACCAGCCGGATGACGCGCTCGGCCACCGACTGCGCCGGCGCGGACACCGCCACCCAGCGACCGTCCGCGCAGCGGTACACGTTGCGCGGAGCGTTGTTGTTGGAAAGGTTGCCCACCCGCTCCGGCTTCAGCCCGAGCTTGTCGTAGGCGGTCAGCTGCGCGCCGAGGGCCCCGATGATGGACTCGGTGATCGCGACGTCGGCGATCTGCCCCTTGCCCAGCCGGTGGCGCGCGTGCAGCGCGACCAGCGTCGCGCAGGCGGCTTGCACGCCCGCGAAAGCGTCGGCCAGGGGGAAGGCCGGCAGCATCGGGGGGCCTCCCGGTTCGCCGGACATCGCGGCGAGGCCGCTCATGGCTTCGGCCAGCGTGCCGAAGCCCGGCCTGCCCGCGTAGGGCCCGTCCTGGCCGAAGCCGGTCACCCTCGTGACGACCAGCGCCGGGTTGAGCCGCTGAAGCACCTCCGGCCCGATGCCCCACCGCTCCAAGGTGCCCGGCCGGAAATTCTCGATGACGACGTCCGCATCGGCGGCCATCCGGAGGAAGCTGTCGCGTCCCTGCGGTTGCTTGAGGTCGAGCACGACGCTCTTCTTGTTGCGGTTGACCACCTTCCACATTAGCGGCACGGTGTCGCGCGCCGGGCCGTAGCGGCGCAGCGGATCGCCTTTCGGGTGCTCGACCTTGACCACGTCGGCACCGAAGTCGGCCAGCAACTGCGCGGCGAACGGCCCGGCGAACAGCGTCGCGATGTCGATGACCTTGATGTCGGCCAGCGGCGGCGTTGGGGCGCCGTCGAATGTTTCGTCCACCAAGGCGCTCACACCACTGTGCGGCGGTCGGCCGGGCGCGGCAGACCCAGTCTGGCCCGCAAGGTCTGCCCCGGCTCCGGTGACCGGCTGACGTTGCGACGTAGGTCGGCGGCTAGCCGGAGCATCGCGTCCTCGGATGCCTCGATCGGCCCGCGCGGCGGCAGCAGTGCGAAGCCGTCGACGGCGCCTGCCTCGACGAGATCGGACAGGTGGTCCGGCCGGTCCTCATCCCGGACCCGCCATTCGAGCAGGATCAGCACGTCTTCCGGGGCGCGATCGGCGCCGGACGCGGAGGCTCGCACCCCTTGCCGGATCTCCGCCACGTCCCGGGCACTGTCGGTCGGCACGATGAGAACATCGGCGAGGCGGCCGGCGAGTGTCTGGCTGGTTGGGCCGGTCAGCCGGTGCACCAAGACCGGATGTCCTTGCGGCGGACGGGCGATGTTCAGCGGCCCGGCCACGTCGAAGTACTCCCCTTCGTGGTCGAGTGCGTGCAGCCGTTCCGGGACGAAGTAGGAACCCGACGCGCGATCACGGTCGAACGCGTCGTCGTCGAAGCTGTCCCAGAGGCCGGTGACCACCCGGATGAACTCCGCCGCGCGGGCCGACCGTTGAGCGGGATCCGTGGCCGGACCGCGACGATAGTTGGCCACCTCGTTGTCGTCACTGGCCGAACGCACCTCCCAGCCCGCGCGTCCGCCGCTGAGGTGGTCGACGGTGGCCACCGCTCGTGCCACGTGATAGGGCGCCAGCTGCTCGGTCGCGATCGCCGTCACGAGCCCGATGCCTTCGCTCGCCACCGCCAGCGCGGCGGCGATGGTGCCTGCCTCGTACATCGTGCTCCCGGCCGGGTCCCCCATCGACTGCCGGTCGTCGATCAGCAGTGCATCCATGCCGACCTGGTGGGCGGCGCGGGCGCGCTCGCGAGTGCGCAGAAAGGCCGTTCGTCCGGTCGCGCCGTCGTCCTGCGCCGTGCTCAACGGTGCGAAAAGCACCATGCCGCGCCCCGTCATATCGCACTCACCAAGGGCGTCTCCCGCGGTTGGGTCAGGCCAAGGTTCTCCCGCAACGTCCCGTCCGAGTAAGAGGTGCGCACCAACCCTCGGCGGCGCAACTCGGGAATGACCCGATCGACGAAGGACTCCAACGATCCCGGTAGATAGGGGAAGTCGACGATGAAACCGTCGGCGGCCCCCTGCTTGAACATCGTTTCCATGTGGTCGGCGAGCTGGCGCGGCGTGCCCGCGACGATGTCTCCCGTCTGCCGCAAGGAAAGCTGGCGCAGGGTCAGATTCTCCCGTCTGGCCAGCGAGATCCAACGCTCGGCCGTGCTGTGCGAGTGATTGGCGACCGGCAGGTCCGGGACCGGGCCGTCCAGCGGATACCCGGTCAGGTCGACGTCGCCCAACTGATCCTGCAAGGCGCGCAACGCGACGATGTCGGGCATGAGCTCTTGCAGTTCGCGCAGTCGGTCCCGCGCCTGCGCTTCGGTGTCCGCGACGATCGGTTGCAGGCCGGGCCAGATCTGGACGCGGTCCGGACTTCTTCGGTGCCGCGCCGCGCGGCTCTTGAGGTCGGCGTAGAAGTCCTGGGCATCGGACAGCCTCGTATGGCGGGTGAAGATCACCTCGGCGTGGCGCGCGGCGAAGTCCCGGCCCACCGGCGACGCGCCCGCCTGGAAAATGACCGGACGACCCTGCGGTGTGGGCGGCACGTTCAGCGGGCCTCGGACGCTGAAGAACTCTCCCTCGTGCTCGATCGGCGACAGTTCGCGCCACAGCCGGTCGGCTACCGACAGGAACTCCTCCGCGCGCGTGTATCGCCGATCGTGTTCCATGTGCTCGGGGAAACCGAAGTTCCGCGACTCCCACGGCGCGGCGGAAGTGACGACGTTCCAGCCCGCCCGGCCGCCGCTGATGTGGTCCAGGGAGGCGAACTTGCGAGCGATGTCATAAGGCTCGTTGTACGTGGTGGTCGCCGTCGCCGCGAGCCCGATGTGCTCGGTCGTCGCGGCGTAGGCCGCCAGCAGGCCGAGCGGCTCGAAATGCTCGTTGCGGGCGGTCCGGCTCAGATGCTCCACGTCCGTACCCCACAGGGCCACCACATCGGGCACGAAAATGCAGTCGAACACGCCATGTTCGAGGATTTCGGCGTTGCGGCGGTGGAAGGCGAAGTCGAGTTGGGCGTCGGCTCGGGTCAACGGGTGCCGCCATGCGGCGACGTGGCCCCCCGGGCCGTCGACGATGGCCCCGAGCCTGAGCACCTTCTGCTGCACCATTTCGTCCCGCACTCCCCGAAATCAGTCCGACAGCGACGGCAGTTCCGAGACCGTGGCCACTGCCGGCCCACGCCGCGATCCCGGTGTGAAGCGGGCGGGCATCTTCACGAAGCCGTTGATCTGCCCGAGCGTCGAGTACCGTTCGGCGCCCTCGACGATGCGGTAGTCGGGCAGCCGGTGCAGTACCTCGCCGACCATCACCTCGAAGTCCATCCGCGCGATGTGCCGCCCGATGCACCGGTGCAAGCCGACGCCGAACGCGGTCTGCCGTCCCGCATCGCGGTCCAGGTCGATCCGCGCCGGCCGCGGGAAGACCTTCGCGTCGAGATTGCCAGCCGCCCACGAGAGCAGGACGCGGTCACCCTGCTTCACCGGGACACCGCCGATCGTGGTGTCCCGCATGACGGTCCGGCCCGCTCCCATCACCGGCGTGAAGTAGCGCAGGAATTCGTCGCAAGTGTCCGCAATGGACTCCGGCGCGTCGATCAAGTGCCGGCGCGCGGCGCGATCGCGGTCGAGGTAGTCGAAGGTGTTGGCGAGCAACGCGGTGGTCGTGTCGACCCCACCGGGGATGACCGCGTTGCAGACCGCCGCGATGTCCTCGTCGGAAATCGTCGCGCCGCCGATCTCAACCTGGGTGAGGAAGCTGATGAGGTCGTCGCCCGGATCGGCGCGCCGCTTCGGGATCAGCTCCCGGACTGTCTCGATCAGCCGCGCGAATCCCGCCTCGGCGCGGTCGAATTCCGGCGTCCCGGGGTGCGTGTAGACGAGCGCGTGCACGACGTCGGCGTAGAGCCGCCAGTCGTCCAGCGGCAGCCCGACGATGTCGAGCGTGATCAGCGCGGGCACCGGGTTGGACAGGTCCAAGACGAGGTCCATCGCGCCGCTTTCGATGCACTGATCGACGCACCACGTCGCGAACTGGGCGATGCGCGGCCGCAGTTTCCGGGCCGCTGCCGGCGAGAAGAATACGTTCAGCGCTTTGCGCCACTCCAGGTACTCCGGCGGATCGATCTCCAGCGGAATCCCGCGGAAGGAGGAGGGCGGTACCACGGTGCCCTGCGGTCTGCCCGGCTTGTTGGGCAGTTCATGCTCGGAGGAGAACAGTTGTGGTTGATGCGCGACCTCGGAAATCTGGTCGAATCCGGTGACCAGCCAGAAGCCGCCGTGGCGGCGGCTGTAGGCGACCGGACAGCGGGAGTTCATCCCGATGTTCGCGGCCACCGGATCGCGGGCGTAGTCCGCCGAGTGGTGGTCAAAGTCGACTTCCGGCACGTCATCGGACATTCTCATCCTCGGGTCCCGCGGGCAACGGCACTGAGCCTCACACCGTTCCTACCCACGAGGCGCCGGAGGGTAAATTGGACCTTCGTACACCCGAACGTCGTACCAACAGTCAATTTGCGCGCCACCGGCACGGCCGGATCGACAATCGAGCCGTACGTCCAGAACGGCGAGCTCGCGGGTTACCCACCGGTGCCGGCGCGGCCGTTCTCCGGATGGCGACTTCTGGCCGATCCGGGCCGCGTTGAACGTTCCCGCCAACATTTTCCGGTATCCGCGCGAAATCCTCGCACCGCCCTTTGCGCTGCGGTAGCCTGCCCGCATGTCGTCTTTCAGCAAACGTCACCTGGAACGCGCTCGCGCCGGGTCGTTCGGATCGGTGGCCGAACAATACAATCGGTTCCGCCCGAGCTATCCCGACGCACTCATCGACAGTCTGCTGGCCTTGCAGCCAAAGGACGTGCTCGATGTGGGGTGCGGGACCGGGAAAGCCGCCACCGCCCTGCTCAAGCGCGGCCTTGACGTGCTCGGTGTCGAACTCGACGAACGCATGGCCGAGGTGGCCGCGCGCGAGGGCGTCGTGGTCGAGGTGGCGAGCTTCGAGACCTGGGACGATGCGGGACGCCAGTTCGACCTGATCATCTCGGGTGACGCGTGGCACTGGATCAACCCCGATACGGGTATCCGCCGAGCGGCCGATTTGCTTCGTCCGGGCGGAACTATCGCGCGGTTCTGGAACGTCCACGAGCTCGAAGAACCCGTCTTGGCCGCGTTCGAAGACGTCTATCGCGAGCACGCGCCGGGCACGCGAGTCGGGGGAAGCGTCCCGAGAAGCACCGAAGGCGTCGCCGACCCGTTCGCGGGCGAGGAGGCCTTCACCGCATTCGACGCGCAAACCCACCATTGGC
The sequence above is a segment of the Saccharopolyspora phatthalungensis genome. Coding sequences within it:
- a CDS encoding phenazine antibiotic biosynthesis protein — encoded protein: MSMAVEKQRWELLDPAIDPADPDEYLRAALRWHFDERTGSPFWLRRAKRLDFDPMRDVHTFADLRMFPNVVDELRTVPVEDLIPRGYGPKAPAPRVFESGGTTGAPKRAILMPDWIEAAVDRMVRGPQFAGREPGNILVFTPTGPHKIGCMYDYIVERQNTIKFCVDMDPRWVKKLVSRGLTDEVEAYVEHLLDQAEHIMSTQRVGLLVTTPPMLRACTRRPRLTELINSKVELIFWGGAHLTVDERFELQHEFFPDVRMLSRYGSLMILESAGERPGLSQDDDIIYDPRSPVVTFQVVEPATGEPVGHGQRGQVVMNHVSKGMFLPNNLERDTAIRVAGLPGQVGDSVSAPAPVDTFDGEKVIEGVY
- a CDS encoding CaiB/BaiF CoA transferase family protein, which produces MDETFDGAPTPPLADIKVIDIATLFAGPFAAQLLADFGADVVKVEHPKGDPLRRYGPARDTVPLMWKVVNRNKKSVVLDLKQPQGRDSFLRMAADADVVIENFRPGTLERWGIGPEVLQRLNPALVVTRVTGFGQDGPYAGRPGFGTLAEAMSGLAAMSGEPGGPPMLPAFPLADAFAGVQAACATLVALHARHRLGKGQIADVAITESIIGALGAQLTAYDKLGLKPERVGNLSNNNAPRNVYRCADGRWVAVSAPAQSVAERVIRLVGRPELVDEPWFSTGAGRVAHRAMIDDAVARWIAIRDRPAVVAAFEKVEAAVAPIYEVDDVLSDPHFQAREVAVRVADDELDTVCMPNVPFRLSATPGRIRWAGPSLGEHTDEVLAAIENPIGRTDQSGEEAGGGAE
- a CDS encoding LLM class flavin-dependent oxidoreductase is translated as MVLFAPLSTAQDDGATGRTAFLRTRERARAAHQVGMDALLIDDRQSMGDPAGSTMYEAGTIAAALAVASEGIGLVTAIATEQLAPYHVARAVATVDHLSGGRAGWEVRSASDDNEVANYRRGPATDPAQRSARAAEFIRVVTGLWDSFDDDAFDRDRASGSYFVPERLHALDHEGEYFDVAGPLNIARPPQGHPVLVHRLTGPTSQTLAGRLADVLIVPTDSARDVAEIRQGVRASASGADRAPEDVLILLEWRVRDEDRPDHLSDLVEAGAVDGFALLPPRGPIEASEDAMLRLAADLRRNVSRSPEPGQTLRARLGLPRPADRRTVV
- a CDS encoding LLM class flavin-dependent oxidoreductase, which produces MVQQKVLRLGAIVDGPGGHVAAWRHPLTRADAQLDFAFHRRNAEILEHGVFDCIFVPDVVALWGTDVEHLSRTARNEHFEPLGLLAAYAATTEHIGLAATATTTYNEPYDIARKFASLDHISGGRAGWNVVTSAAPWESRNFGFPEHMEHDRRYTRAEEFLSVADRLWRELSPIEHEGEFFSVRGPLNVPPTPQGRPVIFQAGASPVGRDFAARHAEVIFTRHTRLSDAQDFYADLKSRAARHRRSPDRVQIWPGLQPIVADTEAQARDRLRELQELMPDIVALRALQDQLGDVDLTGYPLDGPVPDLPVANHSHSTAERWISLARRENLTLRQLSLRQTGDIVAGTPRQLADHMETMFKQGAADGFIVDFPYLPGSLESFVDRVIPELRRRGLVRTSYSDGTLRENLGLTQPRETPLVSAI
- a CDS encoding cytochrome P450 — encoded protein: MSDDVPEVDFDHHSADYARDPVAANIGMNSRCPVAYSRRHGGFWLVTGFDQISEVAHQPQLFSSEHELPNKPGRPQGTVVPPSSFRGIPLEIDPPEYLEWRKALNVFFSPAAARKLRPRIAQFATWCVDQCIESGAMDLVLDLSNPVPALITLDIVGLPLDDWRLYADVVHALVYTHPGTPEFDRAEAGFARLIETVRELIPKRRADPGDDLISFLTQVEIGGATISDEDIAAVCNAVIPGGVDTTTALLANTFDYLDRDRAARRHLIDAPESIADTCDEFLRYFTPVMGAGRTVMRDTTIGGVPVKQGDRVLLSWAAGNLDAKVFPRPARIDLDRDAGRQTAFGVGLHRCIGRHIARMDFEVMVGEVLHRLPDYRIVEGAERYSTLGQINGFVKMPARFTPGSRRGPAVATVSELPSLSD
- a CDS encoding class I SAM-dependent methyltransferase; protein product: MSSFSKRHLERARAGSFGSVAEQYNRFRPSYPDALIDSLLALQPKDVLDVGCGTGKAATALLKRGLDVLGVELDERMAEVAAREGVVVEVASFETWDDAGRQFDLIISGDAWHWINPDTGIRRAADLLRPGGTIARFWNVHELEEPVLAAFEDVYREHAPGTRVGGSVPRSTEGVADPFAGEEAFTAFDAQTHHWQLTLSADEWIGLVTTFSDHQQLESERRSALLAALHATIEEKFGGTVRTRSETFVQLARRVET